One genomic window of Evansella cellulosilytica DSM 2522 includes the following:
- a CDS encoding dihydrofolate reductase: MISMIAAMGKNREIGLNGEMPWHLPNDLKFFKKTTSGHSVLMGRKTYESIGRPLPNRRNLVVTRSESFHADGVEVLHSLDDVKPLVNSEEEFFVIGGATLYEQLMPIAKRLYITSINAEFEADTYFPAIDEIEWKIVSSEKGIVDEKNKYEHTFQVFERTSN; the protein is encoded by the coding sequence ATGATTTCTATGATTGCAGCAATGGGAAAAAACAGGGAGATTGGACTAAACGGAGAAATGCCATGGCATTTACCTAATGACTTAAAATTCTTTAAGAAAACGACATCAGGTCACTCCGTGTTAATGGGAAGGAAAACGTACGAGTCGATTGGACGGCCTTTACCGAATCGACGAAACTTAGTCGTTACGAGAAGTGAATCTTTTCATGCTGATGGGGTAGAAGTGTTACATTCATTAGATGATGTAAAGCCCCTTGTCAATAGTGAAGAGGAGTTCTTTGTCATAGGTGGTGCCACACTGTATGAACAGTTAATGCCAATTGCTAAACGTCTATATATTACTTCTATTAATGCCGAATTTGAGGCAGATACATATTTCCCAGCGATAGATGAAATAGAGTGGAAAATAGTTTCAAGTGAAAAAGGTATTGTAGATGAGAAAAACAAATATGAACATACTTTTCAAGTTTTTGAAAGGACAAGTAATTAG
- a CDS encoding YhcN/YlaJ family sporulation lipoprotein, whose product MKNQRLSLLLCSIGFTIAVTGCGNDNATGPTGQQLDFLQEYHQPSQHFVINRRSSDDVDEYNRFGFQRQTEETAYAGQSIPDYAVFDRALLADNISKMVATNPYIREAGVLVTDQHVLITYTPEMDDTNIYDIATQVKKTAYSGVPAFYDVYVANDMTLVDEIERFQGLSTRDQNYVQSLNATIELLLQYPQGEDIDLNEPLLEDHRNNQTSRQNQ is encoded by the coding sequence ATGAAGAACCAACGATTATCTCTCTTACTCTGTAGTATTGGTTTCACAATTGCAGTGACTGGATGTGGAAATGATAATGCAACGGGACCAACGGGGCAACAACTCGATTTTTTACAAGAATACCACCAACCATCACAACATTTCGTAATTAATAGGCGATCAAGTGACGATGTAGATGAATACAACCGATTCGGTTTCCAAAGGCAAACAGAAGAAACTGCATACGCTGGTCAGAGTATACCTGATTATGCTGTTTTTGATAGAGCCTTACTTGCTGACAATATTAGTAAAATGGTTGCTACAAATCCTTATATACGTGAGGCTGGGGTGCTCGTTACTGATCAACACGTCTTAATTACTTACACTCCAGAGATGGACGATACGAATATTTACGATATAGCAACACAAGTTAAAAAGACAGCATATTCGGGTGTGCCAGCATTTTATGATGTTTATGTTGCAAATGATATGACATTAGTCGACGAAATAGAAAGATTTCAAGGGCTATCGACAAGAGACCAAAATTACGTTCAATCACTGAATGCTACGATTGAGTTATTACTTCAATATCCACAAGGAGAAGATATTGATTTAAATGAGCCTTTATTGGAGGATCATCGTAATAATCAAACAAGCAGACAGAATCAATAA
- a CDS encoding metalloregulator ArsR/SmtB family transcription factor: MIKLATNTTSTRDLILSILKRKKQLTVSAIALELDITEMAVRRHLNTLERDGIVETSLLRQAMGRPTHVYHLSHNGEEMFPRDYGTLVIELLKDLQELDGQEKIEQLFIRRMERQQQKYEKRLVSKRFDERIYELAKLYNDQGYMVEVTKEEDGSFTFMEFNCPIAEVAKQFPIICEMEHKLFRKLLNTDNIQCHKCLATGHDSYCQYTIIPE; this comes from the coding sequence GTGATAAAGTTGGCGACGAATACGACTTCAACGAGAGATCTTATTTTAAGTATATTGAAGCGAAAAAAGCAACTTACAGTTTCTGCGATTGCGTTGGAATTGGACATTACCGAAATGGCTGTCCGGAGACACTTAAATACTCTTGAGCGCGATGGAATAGTTGAGACATCATTGTTACGACAGGCGATGGGCAGACCGACTCATGTCTATCATCTATCTCACAACGGAGAGGAAATGTTTCCGAGAGATTATGGGACGCTTGTCATTGAATTGTTAAAAGACCTTCAGGAGTTAGATGGTCAAGAAAAAATTGAGCAATTGTTTATCCGCCGCATGGAAAGACAGCAGCAAAAATACGAGAAAAGATTAGTTTCGAAACGATTTGATGAAAGAATTTATGAACTAGCTAAATTGTATAATGACCAAGGCTATATGGTGGAAGTAACGAAAGAAGAGGATGGCAGCTTCACTTTTATGGAATTTAATTGTCCAATTGCTGAAGTTGCAAAACAGTTTCCAATCATATGTGAAATGGAGCACAAACTTTTTCGTAAACTTTTAAATACAGATAATATTCAATGTCATAAATGTTTAGCGACTGGACATGATTCATATTGCCAGTATACAATAATACCTGAATAG
- a CDS encoding YutD family protein: MIRIQGNTYEVIEDNRNGWNEEEFKNRFSDVLNKYDYIVGDWGYDQLRLKGFFKDDNKKTTFDLKIGSLQEYLYEYCNFGCAYFVLKKVKE; this comes from the coding sequence ATGATTCGTATTCAAGGAAATACTTATGAAGTAATTGAAGATAATAGGAATGGTTGGAATGAAGAGGAATTTAAAAATAGATTTAGTGACGTTCTAAATAAATATGATTACATTGTTGGTGATTGGGGATATGATCAGCTAAGATTAAAGGGTTTCTTCAAAGATGATAATAAAAAAACTACCTTTGACTTAAAAATTGGCTCACTCCAAGAATACCTTTATGAATACTGTAATTTTGGATGTGCTTATTTTGTATTAAAAAAAGTGAAGGAATAA
- the lipA gene encoding lipoyl synthase encodes MSKQEEYVRKPEWLKIKLNTNESYTGLKKMMREKKLHTVCEEARCPNIHECWAERKTATFMILGDTCTRACRFCAVKTGLPTELDRQEPERVADSVAQMGLKHTVITAVARDDLKDGGAEIFAETVKAIRRKNPFTTVEVLPSDMGGKEENLKILMDAKPDILNHNIETVKRLTPRVRARATYERSLEFLRRAKEMKPNIPTKSSLMIGLGETKEEIIETMDDLRANNVDIMTIGQYLQPTKGHLKIVKYWTPEEFRELRDIALSKGFKHCESGPLVRSSYHADEQVNAAEQR; translated from the coding sequence ATGTCAAAGCAAGAAGAATATGTGCGTAAACCGGAATGGTTAAAGATAAAATTAAATACAAATGAATCTTATACAGGATTGAAAAAAATGATGCGCGAGAAAAAATTACATACAGTGTGTGAAGAGGCACGCTGCCCTAATATTCATGAATGCTGGGCTGAAAGAAAAACAGCAACATTCATGATCTTAGGAGACACTTGTACTCGTGCTTGTAGATTCTGTGCTGTTAAAACTGGACTTCCAACCGAATTAGATCGTCAAGAGCCAGAACGTGTAGCTGATTCAGTAGCACAAATGGGATTAAAACATACGGTTATAACAGCTGTGGCAAGGGATGATTTAAAAGATGGTGGTGCTGAAATATTTGCAGAAACAGTAAAAGCCATTCGTCGAAAAAATCCTTTTACGACTGTCGAAGTACTTCCGTCAGACATGGGTGGAAAAGAAGAAAATCTAAAAATATTGATGGATGCGAAGCCCGATATTTTAAATCATAATATTGAAACAGTGAAAAGACTTACACCAAGAGTAAGAGCAAGAGCAACATATGAGAGATCATTAGAATTTTTGAGAAGAGCGAAAGAAATGAAGCCAAATATTCCTACTAAATCAAGTTTAATGATTGGTTTGGGCGAGACGAAAGAGGAAATTATAGAAACAATGGATGACTTGCGTGCAAATAACGTTGATATCATGACTATAGGTCAATATTTGCAGCCTACAAAGGGACATTTAAAAATAGTCAAATATTGGACCCCAGAAGAGTTTCGCGAGCTAAGAGATATCGCATTAAGTAAAGGCTTTAAGCATTGCGAATCTGGCCCACTCGTAAGATCTTCTTATCATGCTGATGAACAAGTAAATGCTGCTGAACAGCGATAA
- a CDS encoding sodium-dependent transporter: protein MSREQWATRLGFILAAVGSAVGLGNIWRFSYVTGENGGAAFLIIYILCIFLVGLPVLLAEFSVGRRGQSDAIGSFNKIAPGKPWVLGGILGVLSSFFILSFYGVIAGWIIYFLYSYLTGTAQGVGAGEFENFFSNFAGGSYGPVFWQFLFMAIVIVIVFFGVKKGIEFSNKIFMPLLAILLIILAGFSLTLDGASDGLAFLFSPEWSAFGNPDVYAAAVGQAFFTLSLGMGAMITYSSYLSKETKLPHAAGTVVTLDTIFAIVAGIVIFPAVFTFANIAPTDGAGLVFVTLPEVFGLMGGAGSFFAILFFFLVAIAALSSAISLLEVSVSFVMRKMKWSRKKATLIAGIAVTLLGIPSALSQGGPFDFLIFGETFLDFVDLLTDQYFLPLGGMIIALFVGWGWNKVDALKETGLTNTMIGTIWIWFIRIIAPLGILWILLLNIL, encoded by the coding sequence ATGAGTCGTGAACAATGGGCCACAAGACTAGGATTTATTTTAGCCGCAGTTGGCTCAGCGGTAGGTTTAGGGAACATTTGGAGATTCTCCTATGTAACTGGTGAGAATGGCGGAGCAGCATTTTTAATCATTTATATTTTGTGCATTTTTTTAGTAGGCTTACCGGTTTTATTAGCTGAATTTTCTGTTGGTAGAAGAGGACAGTCTGATGCCATTGGCTCCTTTAATAAAATTGCTCCAGGTAAACCGTGGGTACTTGGCGGTATTTTAGGGGTTCTATCCTCATTTTTCATACTATCTTTTTATGGGGTTATTGCTGGATGGATCATATACTTTTTATATAGCTATTTGACTGGCACTGCTCAAGGTGTAGGAGCAGGTGAATTTGAAAACTTCTTTAGTAATTTTGCAGGTGGTTCATATGGTCCTGTATTTTGGCAATTTTTATTTATGGCGATTGTCATAGTGATCGTATTCTTTGGTGTGAAAAAAGGGATTGAGTTTTCTAATAAAATATTTATGCCACTCCTTGCGATTCTTTTAATTATTTTGGCAGGGTTTAGTTTAACATTAGATGGTGCATCGGATGGTTTAGCATTTTTATTTAGTCCAGAATGGAGTGCCTTTGGAAATCCAGATGTTTATGCTGCAGCAGTAGGGCAAGCATTCTTTACTCTGTCTTTAGGTATGGGGGCAATGATTACGTACAGTAGTTATTTGTCTAAGGAAACGAAGTTACCACATGCAGCAGGTACAGTAGTGACTTTGGATACTATTTTTGCCATTGTAGCAGGCATTGTTATTTTTCCAGCAGTTTTTACGTTTGCTAATATCGCTCCAACAGACGGTGCCGGATTAGTGTTTGTTACGCTACCTGAAGTATTTGGCTTGATGGGAGGAGCAGGCTCGTTTTTTGCAATCTTGTTCTTTTTCTTAGTAGCGATTGCAGCATTATCTTCAGCCATTTCTTTGCTAGAGGTTAGTGTATCGTTTGTCATGAGAAAAATGAAATGGAGTCGTAAAAAAGCTACATTGATAGCAGGTATTGCTGTCACGTTACTGGGAATTCCCTCTGCGTTAAGTCAAGGCGGCCCTTTCGATTTCCTCATCTTTGGAGAAACATTTTTGGACTTCGTTGATTTATTAACCGATCAATACTTCCTACCACTTGGTGGAATGATTATCGCTTTATTTGTAGGTTGGGGATGGAACAAAGTCGATGCATTAAAGGAAACGGGATTAACAAACACAATGATTGGAACCATCTGGATTTGGTTTATTAGAATTATTGCACCGCTAGGTATATTATGGATCTTACTTCTTAATATATTGTAA
- a CDS encoding TIGR01457 family HAD-type hydrolase, translated as MKNYEGYLIDLDGTMYRGEEKIDAASRFVKNLEKKGIPYLFVTNNSSRTPKQVSEKLMSMDIPATKDHVFTSSIATANYIEQHFGKTKVYMIGEEGLEDALMNKGMIFSSDNVDVVVMGLDRKLTYDKLAKACLLVREGATFISTNGDIAIPTEKGFLPGNGSLCSVVEVSTGVIATYIGKPEAIIVQQALEVLGVEKNKTVMVGDNYATDIMAGINAGMDTIIVHTGVTTRDHLSSIDIQPSWSIDSLDEWKV; from the coding sequence TTGAAGAATTATGAAGGCTATTTAATTGATTTAGATGGAACAATGTATAGAGGAGAAGAGAAAATAGATGCGGCTTCTCGATTTGTGAAAAACCTCGAGAAAAAGGGTATTCCTTACTTATTTGTAACGAATAACTCCTCGAGAACTCCAAAGCAAGTTTCAGAAAAATTAATGTCAATGGATATTCCAGCAACTAAAGATCACGTGTTTACCTCTAGCATTGCAACAGCTAATTATATTGAGCAACATTTCGGTAAAACGAAGGTTTACATGATTGGAGAAGAAGGATTAGAGGATGCATTAATGAATAAAGGAATGATATTTTCGAGTGATAATGTAGATGTGGTTGTTATGGGACTGGACCGGAAACTTACTTATGATAAGTTAGCTAAGGCGTGTTTACTCGTGAGAGAGGGTGCAACTTTTATATCAACAAATGGTGATATTGCCATTCCAACAGAAAAAGGTTTTTTACCTGGGAACGGTTCGCTATGTTCCGTTGTTGAAGTATCAACAGGAGTGATAGCGACTTATATTGGAAAGCCAGAAGCCATTATTGTGCAGCAAGCACTTGAAGTTTTAGGTGTAGAAAAAAATAAAACGGTAATGGTTGGAGATAATTATGCGACTGATATTATGGCCGGGATCAATGCTGGAATGGATACAATAATCGTCCATACAGGCGTAACAACACGTGATCATTTGTCTAGCATTGATATTCAGCCATCGTGGTCGATTGATTCTTTAGATGAGTGGAAGGTGTAA
- a CDS encoding M23 family metallopeptidase, translating into MKKIVVTCLFLLPILFILPLQGLAEDKKDDLTSEEIFNERMALYKKAEAHSHIPWYYYAAVDSYERGLRQARKDRPKEDGFIAIYIPQQKWVGELNPNEEDKYALSISFFDGFGRDGNGDGLADINNDEDILFSFAEHLTKFGSNEEDIRIGLWDYYQRDKAVELITGHAKVYKKFNTLDLREKSFIVPLHFNYSYKSTFGDARGWGGRRIHEGTDIFADHGTPVKSTTYGVVELKGWNKYGGWRIGIRDKDNVYHYYAHLSRFEDGIDRGAIVEPGTVIGYVGSTGYGKPGTSGKFPPHLHYGVYRDNGIIEWSFDPYPQLRQLEQKERKKKRG; encoded by the coding sequence ATGAAGAAAATTGTAGTAACATGCTTATTTTTACTGCCTATTTTATTCATTCTCCCCTTACAGGGATTAGCGGAAGACAAAAAAGATGATTTGACTTCTGAAGAGATTTTTAACGAAAGAATGGCACTGTATAAAAAGGCAGAAGCACACTCTCACATACCTTGGTATTATTACGCAGCAGTAGATAGCTATGAACGAGGATTAAGACAAGCTCGAAAAGATCGACCAAAAGAAGATGGTTTTATAGCTATTTATATTCCACAACAAAAATGGGTTGGCGAACTTAACCCAAATGAAGAAGACAAGTATGCTTTATCCATTTCCTTTTTTGACGGATTTGGACGTGATGGCAACGGAGACGGACTTGCAGACATCAATAATGATGAAGATATCTTGTTCTCATTTGCAGAGCACTTAACTAAATTCGGCAGTAATGAAGAAGATATTCGAATCGGTTTATGGGACTACTATCAGCGTGATAAAGCTGTCGAACTCATAACTGGACATGCAAAAGTATATAAAAAATTTAATACGCTCGATTTAAGAGAAAAATCGTTTATAGTACCACTACATTTTAATTACAGCTATAAAAGTACATTTGGTGATGCGCGTGGTTGGGGCGGAAGAAGAATTCATGAAGGAACGGATATATTTGCCGATCATGGTACTCCCGTAAAATCTACGACATATGGGGTTGTCGAGTTAAAAGGGTGGAACAAGTATGGTGGTTGGAGAATCGGTATCAGAGATAAGGATAATGTATATCATTACTACGCGCATTTAAGTCGGTTTGAAGATGGTATCGATCGTGGAGCAATTGTGGAGCCAGGAACAGTTATTGGATACGTTGGAAGCACAGGTTATGGAAAACCAGGTACATCTGGTAAATTCCCTCCACATCTCCATTATGGCGTTTATCGAGACAACGGCATTATTGAGTGGTCGTTCGACCCTTACCCACAATTGAGACAGCTAGAACAGAAGGAACGGAAGAAAAAACGAGGATAA
- a CDS encoding DUF86 domain-containing protein, translating to MVTVVYFVDRELLGERLEYYKQLLTFFSEKESWNALEEKLALERVIHMSIETMIDVGNQMIDGFIMRDPGSYDDVIDILIDERVIEASDGKSLKRVIQLRKQLLQEYTVIDHNMLINIMKEELKVLITFPQKVRAYLENELGPVSAFLPQKNRQ from the coding sequence ATGGTGACCGTTGTGTACTTTGTTGATAGAGAATTACTAGGTGAGAGATTAGAATATTACAAACAATTATTGACTTTTTTTTCTGAAAAAGAAAGCTGGAATGCGCTTGAAGAAAAGTTAGCTTTAGAGCGTGTCATACATATGAGTATTGAAACGATGATTGATGTTGGGAATCAAATGATCGATGGGTTTATCATGAGGGATCCAGGGAGTTATGACGACGTTATTGATATATTAATCGATGAAAGGGTTATTGAAGCAAGTGATGGCAAATCACTTAAAAGAGTTATTCAGTTAAGAAAACAGCTTCTTCAAGAGTATACTGTAATCGATCATAATATGCTTATAAACATAATGAAAGAAGAGTTGAAAGTACTCATTACTTTTCCACAAAAAGTAAGAGCGTATTTGGAAAATGAGTTAGGGCCTGTTTCGGCTTTTCTTCCACAGAAAAATCGTCAATAA
- a CDS encoding DUF3055 domain-containing protein yields the protein MSERFFLYDETEETKTRYVSFMGDSQRFDLAIINTSRYYGKKLILDIQSNRSAIIGTDDLEEPGYIEHAFQLNDEDANELRDFLYEVI from the coding sequence ATGTCAGAGCGATTTTTCTTATACGACGAAACAGAAGAAACAAAAACAAGATATGTGAGTTTTATGGGGGACTCACAACGGTTTGACTTAGCAATTATCAATACGTCTCGTTACTATGGAAAAAAACTAATATTAGACATACAATCAAATCGTTCAGCCATCATTGGTACAGACGATCTAGAGGAACCTGGATACATAGAGCATGCTTTTCAACTTAATGATGAGGATGCAAACGAACTAAGAGATTTTTTATATGAAGTTATTTAA
- the yunB gene encoding sporulation protein YunB, which yields MKNLRTFRPRKKRKGPLPFRFVFLISLLIFSFLTVQGLIIVEAGIRPTLIEIAKTETQRVGTLAINDAISKKVIGDLNVDEIVEYQYDSNGNIQSFQINNSIYLKVQHETVKRVQDYLNDIEHGRIKDYSLPTDVDIEREGATFTEDGIIHMIPLGQATNNALLAHLGPRVPVRLSTIGEVKADFGQEIVNTGINNTYLSITVDIEADVQVVIPFATDQEVVKTSIPVANVWLSGDVPQFYSSGGDGVTPAIIAPNDIDQQQGIQGDFSDFELPELPSGNN from the coding sequence ATGAAGAATCTTAGAACATTTCGTCCCCGTAAGAAAAGAAAGGGACCCTTACCCTTTCGCTTTGTGTTTTTAATTTCGCTACTTATTTTTAGCTTTTTAACAGTACAGGGACTTATTATAGTAGAAGCGGGGATTAGACCAACGCTCATTGAAATAGCTAAAACAGAAACACAGCGGGTAGGAACATTAGCAATCAATGATGCAATTTCGAAGAAGGTAATAGGAGACTTAAATGTCGATGAAATTGTGGAATACCAATATGATAGTAATGGAAATATTCAATCGTTTCAAATTAACAATTCAATATATTTAAAAGTACAGCATGAAACTGTTAAAAGAGTACAAGATTATTTAAACGACATTGAGCATGGCCGTATTAAAGACTATAGTCTCCCAACCGATGTCGATATAGAACGTGAGGGTGCGACTTTTACCGAGGATGGTATTATTCATATGATTCCTTTAGGGCAAGCAACAAATAATGCCCTTTTGGCTCATCTAGGACCAAGAGTTCCTGTAAGATTATCGACAATCGGAGAAGTGAAAGCTGACTTTGGGCAAGAGATTGTTAATACTGGAATAAATAATACTTATTTAAGCATAACTGTTGATATTGAAGCCGATGTACAAGTGGTTATCCCTTTTGCAACAGACCAAGAAGTAGTCAAAACATCAATCCCTGTTGCAAACGTCTGGCTTTCAGGAGATGTACCTCAGTTTTATAGTAGTGGCGGAGATGGAGTGACTCCAGCTATTATTGCACCGAATGACATAGATCAGCAACAAGGCATTCAAGGAGATTTTAGTGATTTTGAGTTGCCGGAGTTACCTTCTGGGAATAATTAG
- a CDS encoding thymidylate synthase, producing the protein MRQYHDLCKHILENGTEKTDRTGTGTISTFGYQMRFNLNDGFPVLTTKKLALRAIIHELLWFIKGDTNIRYLQENNVRIWNEWADENGDLGPVYGKQWRSWPTPSGETIDQLGNVIEQIKNNPDSRRLVVNAWNVADLDKMALAPCHCLFQFYVADGKLSCQLYQRSADVFLGVPFNIASYALLTMMIARECGLDYGDFVHTFGDVHIYKNHIEQVNLQLTRDPRPLPTMKLNPEVKRIEDFKIEDFELVGYDPHPHIKGEVSV; encoded by the coding sequence ATGAGGCAGTATCATGATTTATGCAAGCATATTTTAGAAAACGGTACTGAAAAAACAGACCGTACTGGAACAGGTACTATTAGTACATTCGGTTATCAAATGCGCTTTAATCTGAATGACGGTTTTCCAGTGTTAACGACTAAGAAGCTAGCATTAAGAGCCATTATTCATGAGTTATTATGGTTTATAAAAGGTGATACAAATATTCGCTATCTACAGGAAAACAACGTCCGTATTTGGAATGAGTGGGCAGATGAAAACGGTGATTTAGGGCCAGTATACGGAAAGCAATGGAGGTCTTGGCCTACGCCTAGTGGTGAGACGATTGATCAGTTAGGTAATGTCATTGAACAAATTAAAAATAATCCAGATTCACGAAGACTAGTAGTAAACGCTTGGAATGTAGCTGACCTTGATAAAATGGCATTAGCACCGTGCCACTGCCTTTTCCAGTTTTACGTAGCAGACGGAAAACTATCATGTCAACTTTATCAAAGAAGTGCTGACGTTTTTTTAGGAGTGCCATTTAATATTGCTTCATACGCACTTTTAACAATGATGATTGCTCGAGAGTGCGGACTTGATTATGGTGATTTCGTTCATACATTCGGCGATGTTCATATTTACAAAAATCATATCGAACAAGTTAATCTACAACTAACAAGAGACCCAAGACCTTTACCAACAATGAAGCTAAACCCTGAAGTAAAAAGGATTGAAGATTTTAAAATTGAAGATTTTGAGTTGGTCGGATATGATCCACATCCTCATATAAAAGGAGAAGTCTCCGTATGA